From Zea mays cultivar B73 chromosome 3, Zm-B73-REFERENCE-NAM-5.0, whole genome shotgun sequence:
TCTTCTACGTCAACCTCGCCAAGGTAcggctgaccttctctccctacgCGCCGCATCTTTCCGTGATACTCCTGCCCACCCGCCGCTTCCAGATTCTGGCTGATTTGGTTACTTCGGTCCGTGCAGAGGTATATGCAACAGCACGGCGATGTAGAGCTATCCGCTCTTGGGATGGGTGCGTCCCTCCTTCGCCCTTCTTTCTAACCCTTTTTTTGCACATATTTATTACTGGTGAAGTTAATTTAGGCATTGTCGCTTGACATTGATGCCTCTATCCGCGAATTTGGTTTATGTTATTAAGTACGCCGATAAATATGATGTAAAGACGCAGAATGCGTCGGCGCGGCGCGTGTTCTTTTCTGTACGTTTCTCAATGCTGGATCTGTGTTAGTTATTATTGCTAAAACCCTAGCTTTTATGGCAGTTAGAGTCCCTTTGCTAGGGCTTACAGAAGGCTCTGGCTTTGGCTTCTGAAGAAACCCTACCAAACGGGGTAAAAAGAAAACCGGTTTCTCCCCTGAAACCACCAAGGAACCGGAGCCCAAAATATTAACTTGCACCAGCTCCTCTCAAAAATACTCTACGAAACCCTTTTGTCAAATATCTTTCTACAAAGTGTTCTGGCTCTACCAGAGAAGCTACTCCAGGAGAGGAGCTAAATCTGAAGCCATTTTAGGACCTGGAGCCCTGCTAAACTTGCTCCTAGTGTTCCTAGGCGGCATTTGCCTTGTGAGTTGTGACACGCAGAGCACAGCTTAGAATTTGGTCATGCAACTTGCCAGATTTATTGTCCGAGGAAAAACTTACCAAGTTTGAGTCAAGTGCTATGCAATGCATTGTTATTATTACATGGCTATCATGCTCTGGATGACCACAGACAAGCAGCTACTTCCACTTGGGGTTCGCCTGAGAACCATGGTTTTCAAGGTGTCGCCTAGGCGCCTAGACACTCAAAAATCATGGCATGGGCGTCCCTGTTCcctaaatgaaaatgaaaaaaaaaacagaaagagACCGGGAGGGGGGTGGAAGGGAAACCAATGTTACCAACCAACAAGCCCCAGCAGCTGCCAATCCCTGATAGCTCTGGCTTGTAGAACTCGCGCTTGTCAATTGAGGCACGATAGATCTCGACCTGGACAGAAGCTCAGTTGATCTGAGAGCACACGACTCAATGAGGGCCCGAGAAGAAGCAGGGAGGAGGAGCAGAGGAGTTGCTGGCAGCATCATGCAAGGAGATTAAGGAAGGAGTTCTGGAAACGTATAGGCTATAGGCAAGTTGGGGGATGGACGGATGGTTATATAGGGTGGCTAGTGGGCTGGGGCAGCCCCTTAAGTCTCCTGCCctctttctcctttttctttgTTTTTCCTTCCTTCATGCTGCTGGCTTCCTGTTTCTCAGAATGGTATACATCACCTTGCGATCGTGTAGGTGTCACCTTAGGCGATTAGAAGGTGGTCCATCACCATGTCTTGCCTTATTGCCTTAAGAACCATGTTGAACACTGTTTGGGGTTCCGGAATTTAGTTATATGAATTTTTGACTTGCAATCTCCTGTATTCAAAGTATTCATTAGAGATGCAGGAAAGGAAAGATAATCATCCGTTGCTGATCTTCATGTTGTTACAGAAAGATTATCATCTGTCGTATGAATTTTTGACTTGCAATCTCATGCCTTATTACGGAAAGTTCTCTTGCATTTTAAGTAGATTGCTGACTCTTCATGTTGTTATAGCATCTCCAAGAGCGATCATAAATTTGGTCCCCTATTTCTTCATGTAGGCTAAACATTTATCTCTTCTAAATCTGTCACTTCGACAGCAGTTCCCATTTATCTTAATGCCCTAAACTTTAAACATGACACGTAAGCAATATGGACGAAAAAACATGGAAGGCTGAGATACCCCATTTTTCGGGGGTGGAAGAGAGGTTTTTTATAATGCAACTAAACAAAGGAGTTCATTTAGGGTGTCTGTTGAACGGTTAGCCTTAAATTTAAGTATAGTAGTTTGGATAGGTGTACAGGGtaatcttggagatgctcttagtcaGGGTATTCTGATATTTTTTTTTATTGGATACATAACTTAAGCTCAATTAACATCTTTATATGTGATTTATTTGATGCATCAATACTACTTTTTCGTTAAAACATACAATGATACAAAAGCTTTCCatttcaaatttctgcatcagtgTATTGTTTGAGGCACACTAACCAAGCTTTATTTTGTTTCCAGCCATAGCAACAGTTGTGACCGTGGCAGAAATTCTGAAGAACAATGGATTTGCTGTTGAAAAGAGTGAGACTTCAGGGCTTTGTTGTCTTGTAGATTATGCCTAATCTATATTATTATATTTGCCGCTCTGAATCATCCCTTTGTGTCTTAAACCTACATAGAAATTAGGACCTCTACTGTTGAAATAAACGACGAATCAAGAGGGCGTCCATTCCAAAAGGCCAAGGTCAGAAATACTATACCTTTAATTGAGTGTACTTAAGCTATTCATTGTGTTTGTCAGtttggtcattctatctttaactgTATGCAATTCGTCTTTTACTGAGAATTAAACTGACATGAACCTCTCCCTCAGATTGAGATAATCTTGGGAAAGAGCGACAAATTTGATGAGCTGATGGCCGCTGCTGCAGAAGAGAGGGGCGAAGTGGAAGATGGTGAAGAGCAGGCTTGAAAACAGTACCGATGacaagctgctgctgctgtgcTCTGTTAGTGTTGTTTAATTTAGTTTAATACCGTGTGCATGAGATATGGCACGCGTTCTTGCTCAACTACATCACCATGGCAATGTCTGCAAATCCATGGATTGATGGATGGATGTTGGTTGTTTCTTAACATTCTGGACATGTTGTTCATTTGTTTCTTTGGCTATGTATGTTTTAGCAGTCCAGCGTTCCCCTTACAAAATATGGCGTGCTTTGTTGACTACACAGACCGCTGTTCCTTTCCTGAATTATTGTCTGCAAAGATTAGAGATAATCAATGGGTAACTAATACCCAATGGATAAAAACTctattagggctagtttggaacctTATTtttctaagggctagtttggcagcAACGTGGGAAAATCCTAGGGAAGATATCCACCAACGGGATTTTAGATGCCACTAAATTTTCTGGGTGGATTTTTCCTTTTGGATGTATTTTCTCGGCCACTGTTTGGGAACCAAGGGATAAAATATCCATCTTGAGCAAAAACACTATACTATTATATTGAATGAGAACTTTATCCATCATCAGAAAATGGTTCATCCATATATATGTGATGCTATAAACAATACTTTAAAAAATCAGGAGAAAATCAAACAAAGTAAACTGAAGCATAGTAAATTGGTTCATCCATCATCACATCACACTTTATCTGTCATCATAATAGTTTGTCAAGCAAATCGAAGTAGTAAAAGACAGTATAAGCATCATCGTCAGCAAACTGAAGCATCAACACAAACTAAAGCCACTATCAACAAAATGTTTGTAGCAAAACACTGCTTTTCATGAGTCATGTGCCAGATAGCAAACTAAAGCCACTGTCAACAAAAGATGCCCTCAAATTTGTTCCTTCAGGTAGATATGGTAGAGGCAGCGACAGGAGATGGAAAGAGTACTGCAAGGAAGCATAGTGTTAAAACAAACATGCAACAAATCAATTAGAAGTTAGTATGCAAAAAATCTTGTTAACCGACAATTAGGTATGCCATAATTTGAAATAAAGATGCTTGAAAGAACATACCAAATTTTCTCATATCATTTATGCAGGCCATGCATCACTCCCACGAAGCAACCTACATTTATAAAATGACATTATATGCTTGTAGTATACAATATTGCATGCTTAGTAGATTCAAGTTATGGCATACCTAATTTTGCGCTTGAGCCAAATTTCTCTAACATCATGCTCTGTTGTTGTTAAGAAAATCTCAGTTTTATCGCAGATACGAAAAGCTCCAAAGCATATGATTTGTGCATGGCTGTTAATCCATCCATTCCTTTCAATTCAGCCTGACACTTGCTAATAGAAAATTGATCCTCTTGCCTCTTATGTTCTTTAAGAGTTTCAAGTGTTTCTGTATTTTGGATCTTTTTAAACTCTACA
This genomic window contains:
- the LOC103649688 gene encoding uncharacterized protein LOC103649688 is translated as MVVEEIAEGVKNLTVTGDAAASGGEGQRRGGGGSSNRIQVSNTKKPLFFYVNLAKRYMQQHGDVELSALGMAIATVVTVAEILKNNGFAVEKKIRTSTVEINDESRGRPFQKAKIEIILGKSDKFDELMAAAAEERGEVEDGEEQA